The window caacgtgtagACGCGATTATGGTTTCAATTTGTGTGGAGATAGCTTGGAAACAAGTGGATATGGAAGATCTTgctatgaatcattgaatctttctctttatcaaccttgattaaggaatatttgcaagaaataaaagttgtagttgttgtgttgttgttgttggcttatggattgaggtttgaggagaattttggatgaaaatatatataattatcttgtagaatgttgagggtattgttgttgttattattggtattaatttcggcttctttaagGAAATAAagctattaaatagtcgtatcacaagttggttagttgagaaatttagaaaaacatcgtgtgggatgttttaggaggtatattggtatggataatggtattgatgatgttggtattgttgttgttgattggttgttgatattatgatttcgggctaggcatataaacaggggagatgctgcccgaatttcgacagaatctaaatgGAATTAAATTAAGAGTTTAAGACGAGCATAtgacgatgagcctaacaatagtatgaatggttgtatatgtagattatgaggctacgaatgatcttaagtgaattgcaagacaggaagtaagttggaagtcgagaaattatcttccaggtatgttaaggctagtccccttctttctaaaggcatgatcctttcgttataaacctttgtgtcgtaccataatatcattggttccgcaaatgctagaagtccacgaatttcgtgatccttgtgatgttattgagcttctaaagcatgattcttttcctaccaaactaTGTATGAATTCCataaaactttcatttccaagaatgttagaggtTCATGACTTTTAAAGTTTtcatgatgctaaagatgaattattttttttatgatgaccatgatgatgattatgagagatttatttatccaagctccaaggcatacgaatttcatgttattatgagataatttttattcatagagatttccatgtacatgagctttatattattatgatgactatgatgagaacgattttatgttcaaaggttccaagtttatgatttcaatgacgatatgagaatattgagctatcttttgacctttcttatttttattcattgttgttggtctcaccttataataattgttccttcaaggtgagacaaagcgacgatgattattccataatataatcggaggttaccaaccttacgtcactccgatgtactcatagcttttatttggctctcatgcatgctttatatatatatgtatgtattttctcacaccgcgccgcgctatagtcggtcgggcatggcacgtagatgtgcacaccactgcagtgggcatgttatgatattgtcccggacgcgggctaatgatgataacaccgagccttactggccgggcatgatactatatatatgacaccgagcctcaatggccgggcatggtactatgtatatgtataaaatgtttttttttaaagctaagcatgcatgacatccgcctacgaggcattcagatgtacaggttatctctcNNNNNNNNNNNNNNNNNNNNNNNNNNNNNNNNNNNNNNNNNNNNNNNNNNNNNNNNNNNNNNNNNNNNNNNNNNNNNNNNNNNNNNNNNNNNNNNNNNNNNNNNNNNNNNNNNNNNNNNNNNNNNNNNNNNNNNNNNNNNNNNNNNNNNNNNNNNNNNNNNNNNNNNNNNNNNNNNNNNNNNNNNNNATTCCCCAGAAAAAACGACAAACTAGTCAAAGGACAGCCTGCCTTATTCTTCTCCCGTTCGGGACCCCTATTTTCTCGGAGATAGCCTGGTCTGAGCTAGAACAACAGATTCGTGAGCAAGAGTGTATTTCACAGCTGATTCAACAACAGCCATTTTTTCTGGGGAACTTTCATATGAGTCTGTTCTTTCTTTTAATCCACTATAAAGGTTCTAAATTGGCTCCTTAATATTCAGGATAATTACATTCTTGAAAGGATCAAGGGCTCTACCCTCTCGCATAAAGTCTTACGCTCTTATCGTCAACCTTCGTGGCTTTTTGCTCGTTTGGTCTCGCTATTTCATTCTTGGTTCTCTCTTTCAAGCTTCTTTCCATCCCCAACTTTCTAGTTGTAGTTCACTTTAAGCGCACCTGAACTACCCATAGTCGTCTATTTACGGGCTTGCACTCAATAGtcaatcaattcctttttccGCTTTCGCATTTTAGTGGGTTGGTCTGGTATGAGAAGTTATGGGAAAGAGTATATTACAGCATTTTTAATTCGTGAATTTCTAATGATCGCCGTGTTCTGCATGCTGGATCTTCTACTATTCTATGTTCTTCCCGAAAGTGTGCTAATCCCTATGTTGTGCGGTATCCACATTGCTCCCAACAATCCAGTCTGCTCTAAAAAGTCTGTAACATACTTCCTTTGAGAAAAGATGTTGCGTTTTGACTTTGTCTCCCGGGATCCACCACAGGTTGGGTTTGAGAGCCGTGTGATGGTGACTATCCAGCACGGTTCGGAGAGCACTTTTAGTCTGCGCTAGTGAATGGAGAGCTCTAACAGGCCTTGGAGGACCGAACCCACGTATGTGGCAAAATACGGGGATGACTTGTGGCTAGGGGTGAAAGGCCAACCAAGNNNNNNNNNNNNNNNNNNNNNNNNNNNNNNNNNNNNNNNNNNNNNNNNNNNNNNNNNNNNNNNNNNNNNNNNNNNNNNNNNNNNNNNNNNNNNNNNNNNNNNNNNNNNNNNNNNNNNNNNNNNNNNNNNNNNNNNNNNNNNNNNNNNNNNNNNNNNNNNNNNNNNNNNNNNNNNNNNNNNNNNNNNNNNNNNNNNNNNNNNNNNNNNNNNNNNNNNNNNNNNNNNNNNNNNNNNNNNNNNNNNNNNNNNNNTTCCATTGATATTTTTCATATCTATgctatgttgttattcatgccttacatactcagtacattattcgtactgacgtcccttctggtggacgctgcgtttcatgccacgcaggtgtatacagatgagtagaggatattgctagaagatgtttcagccgaattggcgagctccatttccttccggagtgttgtcgagtcagagtatttatgttatggtatattgatttatattagagactttgtagacagagtcacgtatatagcatgtcagtcttgcaagcggctctgcaagcctatgtatcattatgcattatgttacaaatttcatatgattacagattttacttgatttgagaaagacgaaaagaatgtttttgaaaagctttcgtcatgcatttcatttcgtgatttaagagtctagtgagattatgaatataacgagaaccagcgggttcgttCGACTCTAAGTaatgggtcgggtgcccatcatgccctatcagaactgggttgtgacaaattggtatcagagccgttcatcctaggggttgtctgcaaagtcatgtccagtagagtcttgtttatgggtgtgaagcgcgccacacttataaacaagaggctgcagggcatttaggaaccattgacctttctttcttatcctagatcgtgccatagagctaaatcataggatatgacaTCCCTGATCCTAACCAAATGctttgatcatggataagcagttgattatgtcgCTACGAGGAAATTGCTtcgaattgaagttgttcattcgaaagTTATGTTTCATGTTTTGTTGATATGGATAGAcattgatataagaacttgagcaggatattatgggtatttgtgattgctctatggggcattggatgtgttttctgggctgtgtgcaggaatgaggtagtaagaattatagaggaaactctgccaaaatttttgcaaattgaattgtttgcatgtctaTAGAGAAAAAGTAAAAGGGAAAATATGACCATCAGTCATTTGGTAAGTCATggttgaaggaacaactatgcgatgttttcaaagaaaagttttagaatgatcttaatttaatttaagggaggaatcctggagggaaaaatgattagtagttaagaaactgggatgagttgcatccgagatttcgAAGGATTGGgacctattggaaacataaagaaagttgacattagaaactcaaatacagtattacgatttatggattggattggttagtaagtgaaaACAAAGAGATATCGATATGGAAAGGAGGTTATGTGATCGGTGACGATGAAAGGAAGTTTAATAAATTAATAAGGTGGGCCAAgggtagacagtgatggcatacGACAGTGGACTTGGGATAGAGAtacgattataaaggaaacaaaATGAATATACGAGAAATAAATATATGTACGAACAAGCTATGTTatcgtaaagggaaataagaaatgaacgaaggaagaaagaaaaaggcgtattttactaaaatttcatgatgagaacaagaatcagcgggacattagaaggattatgaCGCATGATTATGATACAATCAATTAGTTAAGAGAACTATGGGACGCTATGAGCTAAATTAAGAAAAGGATGAATCGCGAGAATATGAGAGGAAGTATCGACTATTATTGATATGATATGAACCCAAttagaacatgaacatgagcgaTCCGTAATAAATCCACTCCATTCCCATGCTTTGTATATCAAGTCTTAATGCCTTGttatttgattatttttttggaaatattattttactcatcatcgattactcctttggactcgatacgaattccataagctattcggagACTATCGACCTCATGTCATTCCGAAAGGCCAAGGCTAGATTATTGACTTTTCCTTCAAAAACCAGCCACAGAGCATTGtactttccttccgcatcgcggaagaaaagcggagTCCTGCACAGAAAGCCTCAGGGAATCGcgctttccgtccgcatcgcggaaggaaagcggaaggccTCAGAACTTTACGCTTTTCGTCCtcatcgcggaagaaaagcggaatCCTGCACAGTTTTTTTTCCAGTCCAAGAccaataatggtatatacgtatgaataaatgtaatgcacTATTTTACGGCGgaaggagcatggtatagtcaGGCATTATATAAGGAGCCTAACAAATTCTAATGTCGCCATTGATTCATTAATCTAGGGGACTATTAggcatgaaggaaggaagtggtttgagttgtgtccaatatgtgtggacatctgacttgatacaagaattcaattagcaaaagagaaataagtcaaaccatgcgATGATAGTAACTCTGGCATTGTatggactagaggagttgaaggatcgctaggcTCGGCCAATTGACTACCAAAGACGGTCAATACTCGAATGCTACTGGTATATGAGGACATTCTTAGACTAATTAGAATATTCCCTAGTACAGAAAAAGGAAATGTACTGGTTTGAAGGAGCcgaaattcgagatgaactaatatagcaaggatgtgctaaagaaaagtggaaatggaCTAAGTGCAAGTATGTTATGAGACAGACaggggaaaggaggcatgacaagataatgaaggtttagcagatcaaaggaaataagtttgatcaatgcaataCGTGGTGTcccgggctatgattcgaatcgctcgtaccagaGAAATTTTTGGTTACAAGTAAATATGCACCAGACGTACCCCAAAAAAAAAGTAACGGAGAAAGTGAGAAGGCCTACAAGTGATCAAGGACAAGTATCAAGGACAGAcgggattactaaagaaaaaATCGCGGCGTtggaagagatgagagttttAATAGAGGAATATTTACAGGAATCTCAATGatcgtcaaaagaaagaaagacagtatgcctatggatagcatgacAACAGAAGTACCTGAGACTAGAAAATATCTCCTGCGTCGTGAAATATAAGTCGCCGCTTATATGAAATCgtgagagtatatgtcataggactatataaataatcgtcctgacgaaatggctagtaaaatggtgTGAGGACGACGATAAATATTTGAATAAGAATGGaagctcgtcaaatctcaattagCCACTagtataggagagccaaggacttaagaagGGAAGCACACTCGTGTTGAAAGGAAgttgtgattaagtaagattttattttagtctccgACTTATGAGCtattttgtaatgatgttaagattagaggagaagaaattgggaggaaagattcaaacaaggatttgaaaatattttgaatagtggattagtatgttgtaagtataatcttgtgataggggataacaacgatgataagaaaatattgtatacaagtgtataaggaatGGTACTGAAGATGGTTGTACGGGTCGAAtggagtcccatttgaatatagatcccgtggctatggtatttttgacgcattggatgagtaatctgaagtaaagtaattaatgagaataataaagCAATGACAAGGAATGCTATTGCAAACCATCTGGGCGCTACCGTAGGTGGAACCATGATGACATTGAAGGGAATTAAGGAGTTTgacaaaagcattaaaaaggagatggaatgatatgtatataaaatcgatTAATACTAAGAGcataatctaaagtagcactagagaagcaagcaaggaaaagtgccgcagctaaataagaaagttgcccactagtagagaaataaaggGCTGCGGAATAGGAGGAactaagtcaacggaaggtgaagtcGTGAAGTCAAGATCgcaggaaaaggattcaaggGTATAACTAAAGAAGATGAACATGTGaggaattaagagatccgctTGATTGGTAAATCGAAATGACAGACAATTGCGTCAAACTAGGGGAAAGACTTATGAAGTGATAAtcgggcaaaggttaaaagtagaaggagaaacccaaaggaaatgatcaaaggatattgCGTTTGATTAGATCAATCGGGTGACAATGAAACCTCGTGGAACAAGAAACATGATGACTCTTATTGGGAAAAGGAACAAATGGAGGTTACAGACACAAGAAAGGATGAAGAGACTCGAATTCGTTGCATGACtaagaatcttggttatttttcgacaaacttctgaatttACCCCCCaagttattagccgaactaaggatcacaaactttaagagtaaattgaaggaaagatAAATTTACCGTTAGTTAGCCAagtgccagaagtccaattgaaggaaagagaaattaagcgagacatttcTGTGTCAAACTAGTTTAAAGATAAAGTACCGTAAAGATTAATCTGATtgctatagaaagcaaaggatgctaaaAATGTGGACAGTTTTGAGGttatctttaaggaagtaagaGTAAGAATAAGTTAACTCCAAGAAGATAAAGTCTTGGGACATCTGTGAAACgtaagaaagatacgtggagatcgaagagaacaagaatttctgaataaaaagaagatgagatcaaaattggataaaagtatgtggtaagcacGGGATGAAAGGGCATataagaatgtaaacaacgaaggcTGAAGAGGCAATGAAAACGATAAAGCATGaagagttagtagacagacaaataataagaaaaaggaTGACCTTGAGTGCAGGCATAAATTTTGGCTACAAAAGAGGAAGGATAAACTGCATAACTcgaataagttcagttttaatgagcaagtaagactgcaagtaagtaaagcaAATACCGACAAATACGGGTAAaaacattgacatctacctcggagcgaactctatctcaacattcgaggacgaatgtttttgaagggggagagaatgttacaccccgcactttcagagcatgagcatggcacgtacatcaccgtagtgatggagtatcagagacgtcccatgatgctttggaaggtacaagccatgagaagtatgtaacaataaagtaaaggatgaattacgatctcgtaagtcgtaatcggaaaagactattttgaaacacaagaacatgaccattatcatgtataataaatgataaatatcatgtatggagagtttcggaagatttcgagatcaagcaaattgaagaaaataagttcgacgaaaatttgagaaatgttgggcagatttttagtcaactttagaAGGGCATATATccaagtatattaggagttttaaggtgaaacaaaagcctaaaatgaagttcgtcgagtctagtttataatgcaacaaaccgctcatcgataggacatcggagtagagaattatagacgttacaaactaaACTGTCAACGCAGAAACAAGGCAGCTACAGTACAACCGACTTAACCACtataaaaggggttaaaaccccatttttcttcatctATAATTCTCCAaattgttccaaaaatttcagCAATAAAAGGGGGCCTTTATATCACATAAAAGTGAGAATTTTGAGCAaaaattcaagctacggaatactaatcgaagtccggacaacgtgtagACGCGATTATGGTTTCAATTTGTGTGGAGATAGCTTGGAAACAAGTGGATATGGAAGATCTTgctatgaatcattgaatctttctctttatcaaccttgattaaggaatatttgcaagaaataaaagttgtagttgttgtgttgttgttgttggcttatggattgaggtttgaggagaattttggatgaaaatatatataattatcttgtagaatgttgagggtattgttgttgttattattggtattaatttcggcttctttaagGAAATAAagctattaaatagtcgtatcacaagttggttagttgagaaatttagaaaaacatcgtgtgggatgttttaggaggtatattggtatggataatggtattgatgatgttggtattgttgttgttgattggttgttgatattatgatttcgggctaggcatataaacaggggagatgctgcccgaatttcgacagaatctaaatgGAATTAAATTAAGAGTTTAAGACGAGCATAtgacgatgagcctaacaatagtatgaatggttgtatatgtagattacgaggctacggatgatcttaagtgaattctaagacaggaagtaagttggaagtcgagaaattatcttccaggtatgtttaggctagtccccttctttctaaaggcatgatcctttcgttataaacctttgtgtcgtaccataatatcattggttccgcaaatgctagaagtccatgaatttcgtgatccttatgatgttattgagcttctaaagcatgattcttttcctaccaaactatgtatgaattccataaaaaatttcatttccaagaatgttagaggtTCATGACTTTTAAAGTtcatgatgctaaagatgatttttttttttatgatgaccatgatgatgattatgagagatttatttatccaagctccaaggcatacggatttcatgttattatgagataatttttattcatagagatttccatgtacatgagctttatattattatgatgactatgatgagaacgattttatgtttaaaggttccaagtttatgatttcaatgacgatatgagaatattgagctatcttttgacctttcttatttttattcattgttgttggtcttaccttataataattgttccttcaaggtgagacaaagcgacgatgattattccataatataatcggaggttaccaaccttacgtcactccgatgtactcatagcttttatttggctctcatgcatgctttatatatatatatgtatgtattttctcacaccgcgccgcgctatagtcggacgggcatggcacgtagatgtgcacaccactgcagtgagcatgttatgatattgccccggacgcgggctaatgatgataacaccgagccttactggccgggcatgatactatatatatgacaccgagcctcaatggccgggcatggtactatgtatatgtataaaatgttttttttttaaagctaagcatgcatgacatccgcctacgaggcattcagatgtacaggttatctctcttattccattgatacttttcatatctatgctatgttgttattcatgccttacatactcagtacattattcgtactgacgtcccttctggtggacgctgcgtttcatgccacacaggtgtatacagatgagtagaggatattgctagaagatgttccagccggattggcgagctccatttccttctgaagtgttgccgagtcagagtatttatgttatggtatattgatttatgttagagactttgcagacacagtcacgtatatagcatgtcagtcttgcaagcggctctgcaagcctatgcatcattatgcattatgttacaaatttcatatgattacagattttacttgatttgagaaagacgaaaggaatgtttttgaaaagctttcgtcatgcatttcatttcgtgatttaagagtccagtgagattatgaatataacgagaaccagcgggttcgctcgactctaagtaatgggtcgggtgcccatcatgctcTATCAGAACTGGGTTGTGACAAAATGACATCAGTTCAAGGAGGTGAGAAATATTGGTCGAAACTTTATTATTTAGGCTACAATTTTTTTATTTAGCTAAAATAATGGAGTTTcaaccaattttttttatttgacctGAAAAAGAACAAATAACATAGTTAAAAGAAATCATTACATGTAAAGAAAAAAATAGTTAGAACTCAATTATTTTTCCTAAAATACTTTTAGTGGGTTAAAAATAATGGAGCTCTAGCCCACTTTGCTTTTGTAAATTCGACCAGAAAAATATACAATTGAAAAAAATGGATCCGTATAATTAGGCATCATTTATGTACCTAAAAGGGCTAGCTATATCAAAGTTAATAAGTTGGAGTTTAGTCAGAGAGGAGCTAGCTTTagccagaggcggatccaggatttgaagtttcCGGGTGCCATGTGTCATTCAATCAATTTGAGCTTCGGGTCGGATTATTTGTCTTTTCGAACTTTGATTCGGGTTATTCGTCTTTTCCGATGAAACATTTATTTATAGCAATATACAGAAGAGAAAAGCATAAAACTTTCAATAATATTACTAATATCATAAATatccatcattcatttacaattgtCCTCGACGAGGTATCATCTTCTGAAAATGATCAATGACGACATCATTACTTACGTTTGTGAATACATCACGCTCTATGtaacaaactaaacaatcatTCAAATATTGATCATCAATGCTATTTCGCACTTCATTTTTGATCCGCTTCATGGATGAGAATGCTCTCTCCACAGTTGCGGTAGCAACAGGTAAGATCAGAGTTAATTTCACAAGTAAATAAACAAGTGAATAAGTATCCACAAGATTTGTCTCAACTAATGCTTTTGCCAAATCACGAATTCCTTGCAAGTTGGAGAACTTGGGATTGCCACTTCGCATATGAAATATGAAAGTATCGAGTTGGTAACTCAAATCTCGAATCTGTAGTTCATCAAACTCATCTGGGTAACACTTTGCTAAAGTCATGATTCTACCTTTATCAAAATTAGCAAAAGAATTGATAGGATTCAAGCTACCCATCCCAAGAAGCAATCACTACTCGCTACATCAAAGCGATCATTAAGCTCTTGAAGTTGCACATCAATCACAGCACAAAAGATTTCAATACACAAGTGGTGTGAATAACAAACACAGAAGACTTACGCTTTGACTTTCCAGGAAAATAAGACTCATCTAACTTGGGAATCAAAATATCTTGTGCATCACAAAATGAGGAAACATCATCCAACAAAGGCCTCCATCCAGTTTCCCTCATATCTTGCAATCTTTCTTTTGCAATGTTAAGAAACTCCACGGCATTAATAATATCTTGATCCTTTTTTTGTAAAATTTTGCTCAAGTCATTTGACATTGCCAACACTTTCAACATCAAGTGAAGCATAAAAACAAACTTGAATGTTTTAATCTCAGTCAAA is drawn from Lycium barbarum isolate Lr01 chromosome 8, ASM1917538v2, whole genome shotgun sequence and contains these coding sequences:
- the LOC132607985 gene encoding uncharacterized protein LOC132607985, yielding MTLAKCYPDEFDELQIRDLSYQLDTFIFHMRSGNPKFSNLQGIRDLAKALVETNLVDTYSLVYLLVKLTLILPVATATVERAFSSMKRIKNEVRNSIDDQYLNDCLVCYIERDVFTNVK